The sequence TAATTGGAGTGATGAGGATTGTGTCAGCGATAAAAATGAAGGAAGAAAAGGGAAGGTCCTTATCATTGACATGGTATTGAATAGAGATGAAGATGAAGCAAACATGACTGAAGTGAAGCTCATATTTGATATTCTAATGATGGTTTATGTTACAGGAAGGCAGAGAACTGAGAAAGAATGGGAAAAGCTATTCCTTGAGTTGAGGCTGGCTTCATGAGACACATGATTACACCTCTCTTTGGCCTAAAGTCCCTCATTCaagttt comes from Capsicum annuum cultivar UCD-10X-F1 unplaced genomic scaffold, UCD10Xv1.1 ctg51239, whole genome shotgun sequence and encodes:
- the LOC124885210 gene encoding isoflavone-7-O-methyltransferase 9-like produces the protein MAIENKSNACTTRIKLILQQTPSSLSLSGSKTILSPGVKNSLQHVMYNWSDEDCVSDKNEGRKGKVLIIDMVLNRDEDEANMTEVKLIFDILMMVYVTGRQRTEKEWEKLFLELRLAS